One window from the genome of Microcebus murinus isolate Inina chromosome X, M.murinus_Inina_mat1.0, whole genome shotgun sequence encodes:
- the LOC142865902 gene encoding histone H2B-like → MAEPSSELSSEACPGAQAPEEAESAQAPEEAESAQAPEEAESSTTTQKQKQPRRRSRRSSRDRDSFATYFPRVLKLVHDDLRLSPAAVRVMDSFVHDIFERIAEEAGRLARYTERSTITAREVQTAVRLTLPGEMGKFAVSAGNKAVLRYTRSKYAAPAPPEQRPPKALVTATPDGPEQQ, encoded by the coding sequence ATGGCCGAGCCCTCGTCCGAGCTGTCCTCTGAGGCCTGCCCCGGCGCCCAGGCACCTGAAGAAGCTGAATCGGCCCAGGCACCTGAAGAGGCTGAATCGGCCCAGGCACCTGAAGAAGCTGAATCGTCCACGACGACCCAGAAGCAGAAGCAGCCGAGGCGTCGCAGCCGCCGCTCCAGCCGTGACCGCGACAGCTTCGCCACCTACTTCCCCAGGGTCCTGAAGCTGGTGCACGACgacctccgcctgtcccctgcgGCCGTGAGGGTGATGGATTCGTTCGTCCACGACATCTTCGAGCGAATCGCCGAGGAGGCCGGCCGGCTGGCGCGCTACACCGAGCGCTCGACCATCACCGCCAGAGAGGTGCAGACGGCCGTGCGCCTCACGCTGCCCGGGGAGATGGGCAAGTTCGCCGTGTCCGCGGGCAACAAGGCCGTGCTCAGATACACGCGCAGCAAGtacgccgcccccgccccgccggagCAGCGGCCCCCAAAGGCTCTCGTCACAGCCACCCCGGACGGCCCGGAGCAGCAGTAG